GAGGCAGCAGGTGCTGGGGtagcccatttcacagatgggttCATTGAGGCTCAGGGGTCAAGGCGTGTGTCCACTGCCAGTAACCAGAGAGAGGCCAAGGCAGGACACCCAGAGCTCCTGAATTTTGGAGGAAGGGGCGACTGTTGATAGAGGATCAGCCTGGGGCTAAACTGTGCCGTCTCCTGCGTGTCCTAAGTGTCCTCGTTTTCCCTCGGAAGACCCCAGAGTGAAGATCCCAACCAAAGAGGCGGCGGTCGTGTCCATCCAGGCCTGGTGGCGCGGCACCCTGGTGCGCAGGAAGCTGCTGCACGCGGCCCTCCGGGCCTGGATCATCCAGAGCTGGTGGCGCCAACACCTGGCGGCGCAGCTGGAGAGGCGGCGGCGCGCGGCGCTCGAGTTCTATGCCAAGCAGGAGCGCGCGGCGGTGCGGCTGCAGGCCTGGGTCCGCATGTGGCGCGTCCGCCGGCGGTACTGCCGCCTGGTCAGCGCCGCCCGCATCATCCAGGCCTATTGGCGCTGGCGGAACTGCCACACCCGTGGCTTTATCCAGGGCCACTACGAACTCAAAGATAAACAACTGGATCTTCAGCTGGAAATCTCGCTGGGCTCACAGGCTTGTAGGGTGACACAATGCGTACCCCTTCCAATAAAGAAATGATCAGGTCTGCTCTATCCCTGTGTCCCCAGCCGTCTTCATCTGACCTACCGCTCAGGAGGTCGCTGTCTGAACTAAGGGTGACAAATACTTGGCAGCTCACACGTGGGCGCTGAGGAACCAGCAGGGGTGTGTGGGGCCCTGTGAGCCGGCCGGACGATTCTGAGGGCCGGGAGTAGGGTGAGCAGCAGCTGTGATGGATCAGCCGCGCCTCTGGAGGCGGAGggtcggggtggggtggggtgtggggtgtgtgtgtgtgtgtgtgtgtgtgccgaGGCCCAGCACCAGGGAGCCTCGTCCACGTGGAGGCTGGTGCAGATGGTGCCCTCTGGACTTGTGCAGCGTGGAGGCCAGGGTCACCCTTTGCTCTCAGTCCTTCAGCGTCTCCCCATTACCTTCAGAACAGAACTGGGAGCCGTCCCCAATGTCCTCCTAGTCGGGCACAGTCCAGCCCTGGCCGTCTCAGTGGGCGCACATCCCACAGCTCAACCTCTCACCGTCCTCCCTGGGTGGGCTGCTGTTTATGGAATATTCCACGCATGTTCCTGCTTCAGAACTTGCACTTTCTGACTCCTTAGGCACGTCTTCCTCCAGAGGAAGCTCGCACTTCTTGCAGGTCTGTCTCTGCTCCAATTCTACACGGCGAGGAGGCTTCTTGACCACCTTACCTGGTGGCTTTCTCCCACCTCCGCTGAGACGTCCCTGACTCGCTTTCCTGTGTTCACAGCCCTCATCACCACCTGATGTTTTCTCACCTCGTCATTTGTCTATTTTCCCCACAAGTTCCAGGAGAGCAGGAATTCTGAGTGCAGTGCTCTGCTTCCCAGACCTGGAGCCGCGCCTGAT
This portion of the Tamandua tetradactyla isolate mTamTet1 chromosome 15, mTamTet1.pri, whole genome shotgun sequence genome encodes:
- the LOC143657114 gene encoding IQ domain-containing protein F5-like isoform X1, with protein sequence MESSCPSPWCPRFPSEDPRVKIPTKEAAVVSIQAWWRGTLVRRKLLHAALRAWIIQSWWRQHLAAQLERRRRAALEFYAKQERAAVRLQAWVRMWRVRRRYCRLVSAARIIQAYWRWRNCHTRGFIQGHYELKDKQLDLQLEISLGSQACRVTQCVPLPIKK
- the LOC143657114 gene encoding IQ domain-containing protein F5-like isoform X2; protein product: MDPRVKIPTKEAAVVSIQAWWRGTLVRRKLLHAALRAWIIQSWWRQHLAAQLERRRRAALEFYAKQERAAVRLQAWVRMWRVRRRYCRLVSAARIIQAYWRWRNCHTRGFIQGHYELKDKQLDLQLEISLGSQACRVTQCVPLPIKK